Proteins co-encoded in one Kutzneria chonburiensis genomic window:
- a CDS encoding LuxR family transcriptional regulator, whose amino-acid sequence MAKPPVLVIDDHAIVATSLVLALRGQGIPARRCPVTSEAEIIAEAESGDQRGLVLLDMDLGLDVDGADLVLPLKAAGWRVLVVTGSSSRNRIAAAIVAGAIGWVSKTAPFEQLVQAAAAAVHGKSMLSEQERRELYELNRGDQDRTRLLDRLTTREREVLERLAAGQRAAKVAEEFVVSVATVRSQIRSILAKLEVGSQLEAVALARSGGTSTR is encoded by the coding sequence ATGGCAAAGCCACCCGTTCTGGTGATCGACGATCACGCGATCGTGGCCACCTCACTGGTGCTGGCGCTGCGGGGGCAGGGCATTCCGGCCCGCCGCTGCCCGGTGACGTCCGAGGCGGAGATCATCGCCGAGGCCGAGTCGGGCGACCAGCGAGGCCTGGTGCTGCTGGACATGGACCTCGGCCTCGACGTCGACGGGGCCGACCTGGTGCTGCCGCTCAAGGCCGCCGGCTGGCGGGTGCTGGTGGTGACCGGGTCGTCCAGCCGCAACCGGATCGCTGCCGCGATCGTCGCCGGCGCGATCGGCTGGGTGTCCAAGACCGCGCCGTTCGAGCAGCTCGTGCAGGCCGCCGCCGCGGCGGTGCACGGCAAGTCGATGCTGTCCGAGCAGGAGCGCCGCGAGCTGTACGAACTCAACCGCGGCGACCAGGACCGGACCCGCCTGCTGGACCGGCTGACCACCCGTGAGCGGGAGGTCCTGGAGCGGCTTGCCGCAGGTCAGCGGGCCGCGAAGGTGGCTGAGGAGTTCGTCGTGTCGGTGGCCACCGTACGCAGCCAGATCCGCTCCATCCTGGCCAAGCTGGAGGTCGGCTCGCAGCTGGAGGCCGTGGCGCTGGCCCGATCGGGTGGCACCTCGACCCGTTAG
- a CDS encoding sensor histidine kinase, translated as MLSRVPAVRVPVVVAVLATIAVNLSPARTLMPDQAGQLVLVIAVAGITACGVVLAFFLARLDDSRGIGGLAAAVTVYALVVLPATVIAFTSPDTQHLMALLRFAGCLIFLVLMAFALVPSQPRLTMGVPGGLLGIVVSVALAMLIYTTPALNALALAGVLDRFVVAAWIAVTVTYIVYGIRNRIPMAYGLGAGMLVVAIALVLRDTGNTGLGGACLRLCGAIIMCAALARRLRERFMTSQLRVDRIAELDHELHNVLAGLDGMTHVLSAAGKDDRELLSEAVREEIGRLRNLLDQRAEPAGCAVDPVLTRIVTLRRTNGLDVELDVEPGLRTTMPADAFAQVVTNLLANCERHAPGAKVQVKARANGRSVHVEVRDDGPGLAPEVRGKLFRRGVHDESRGGSGLGLHLSQQLVGASGGSLSLRPAADGHGTVAALAVPAGRP; from the coding sequence ATGCTGTCGCGAGTACCGGCCGTCCGGGTGCCGGTGGTGGTCGCGGTGCTGGCCACCATCGCGGTGAACCTCTCCCCGGCCCGCACGCTGATGCCGGACCAGGCCGGCCAGCTCGTGCTGGTCATCGCGGTCGCCGGTATCACCGCGTGCGGTGTGGTACTCGCCTTCTTCCTGGCCAGGCTGGACGACAGCAGAGGTATCGGCGGACTGGCCGCCGCCGTAACGGTCTACGCGCTGGTTGTGCTGCCGGCCACGGTCATCGCCTTCACCAGCCCGGACACCCAGCACCTGATGGCGCTGCTGCGGTTCGCCGGCTGCCTGATCTTCCTGGTGCTGATGGCCTTCGCCCTGGTGCCCAGCCAACCGCGCTTGACCATGGGCGTCCCGGGCGGCCTGCTCGGCATCGTGGTCAGCGTCGCGCTGGCCATGCTGATCTACACCACGCCCGCGCTGAACGCGCTGGCGCTGGCCGGCGTGCTGGACCGCTTCGTGGTGGCGGCCTGGATCGCCGTCACCGTCACCTACATCGTGTACGGCATCCGCAACCGGATCCCGATGGCCTACGGCCTCGGCGCCGGCATGCTGGTCGTGGCCATCGCGCTGGTGCTGCGCGACACCGGCAACACCGGCCTCGGCGGCGCCTGCCTGCGGCTGTGCGGGGCGATCATCATGTGCGCGGCGCTGGCCCGGCGGCTGCGCGAGCGGTTCATGACCTCGCAGCTGCGGGTGGACCGCATCGCCGAGCTGGACCACGAGCTGCACAACGTGCTGGCCGGCCTTGACGGCATGACCCACGTGCTCAGCGCCGCCGGCAAGGACGACCGGGAACTGCTCAGCGAGGCCGTCCGCGAGGAGATCGGCCGCCTGCGCAACCTGCTGGACCAGCGAGCCGAGCCGGCCGGGTGCGCGGTCGACCCGGTGCTCACGCGGATCGTCACGCTGCGCCGGACCAACGGCCTCGACGTGGAGCTGGACGTGGAGCCGGGCCTGCGCACGACCATGCCGGCCGACGCGTTCGCCCAGGTCGTGACCAATCTGCTGGCCAACTGCGAGCGCCACGCGCCCGGGGCGAAGGTGCAGGTCAAGGCCAGGGCCAACGGGCGGAGCGTGCACGTCGAGGTGCGTGACGACGGCCCCGGCCTGGCCCCCGAGGTGCGCGGCAAGCTGTTCCGGCGCGGCGTGCACGACGAGTCGCGCGGCGGCAGCGGCCTGGGGCTGCACCTGAGCCAGCAGCTGGTCGGCGCGTCCGGCGGCTCGCTGTCGCTGCGCCCGGCCGCCGACGGCCACGGCACCGTCGCGGCCCTGGCCGTGCCTGCGGGCCGCCCGTGA
- the rpmE gene encoding 50S ribosomal protein L31 produces the protein MKAGIHPEYVETSVTCGCGNTFTTHSTKRDGAIHVEVCSNCHPFYTGKQKILDTGGRVARFEARYGKRQK, from the coding sequence ATGAAGGCCGGCATTCACCCGGAGTACGTGGAGACGTCCGTGACCTGTGGTTGCGGCAACACCTTCACGACCCACAGCACCAAGCGCGACGGCGCCATCCACGTCGAGGTCTGCTCCAACTGCCACCCGTTCTACACGGGCAAGCAGAAGATCCTGGACACCGGTGGCCGCGTCGCCCGCTTCGAGGCCCGCTACGGCAAGCGCCAGAAGTGA
- a CDS encoding CHAP domain-containing protein, with translation MNRFLHTVAKAALAVTLSVTALSAIPLATASAAPAVVAAPMSAGDGTAAGAVAWYQAHNGSTAYQGYCEKAAENAYGTTGVWASANAHWNGASPKHPGDKNPPLGAFVYWNISAYGHVGISDGAGGFWASSVNGRIGHVTRSMGGVDYFNAYRGWTPAARPHQ, from the coding sequence GTGAACCGTTTTCTGCACACCGTGGCCAAGGCCGCGTTAGCCGTCACCCTGTCCGTCACCGCACTCTCCGCCATCCCGCTGGCCACGGCCTCGGCCGCGCCCGCCGTGGTCGCCGCGCCCATGTCGGCCGGCGACGGCACCGCCGCCGGGGCCGTCGCCTGGTACCAGGCGCACAACGGCAGCACCGCCTACCAGGGCTACTGCGAGAAGGCGGCGGAGAACGCCTATGGCACCACCGGTGTCTGGGCCTCGGCCAACGCGCACTGGAACGGCGCATCGCCCAAGCACCCCGGCGACAAGAACCCGCCGCTGGGGGCGTTCGTCTACTGGAACATCAGCGCCTACGGCCACGTCGGCATCTCCGACGGCGCCGGCGGTTTCTGGGCCTCCAGCGTCAACGGCCGCATCGGCCACGTCACCCGGTCCATGGGCGGCGTCGACTACTTCAACGCCTACCGCGGCTGGACCCCGGCGGCCCGCCCCCACCAGTAA
- the rho gene encoding transcription termination factor Rho, with product MSNTDLLGSDAVSAAPGSQQDSAPAPRTESKETPLTTTKRRAGLSGMVLAELRELAGQLNISGTAGMRKGDLIAAIKERQGSAGGRAETAELPLTGVTASKPARRTSEKPARATDGKKEKAAKAEAAPVEVAAAPAPVVEAPTETAPAPRQSDEEGGRRNNRRRRAASRPAGSPEGGAEQRTEQPQQGGEPRAERQERQQDGDRPQRDRGDRNEQRGDRGDRGERQQGDRQQGDRGDRQRDRGDRNDQRGDRGDRGDRQQNNRPDNRQQDDDDERGGRRGRRFRDRNRRGRDGVERGQGGGGGDTEVRDDDVLLPVAGILDVLENYAFVRTSGYLAGPNDVYVSLSLVRKHGLRRGDNITGAVRQPREGEQQRQKFNPLVRVDTINGLEPDQVRNRPEFTKLTPLYPNERLRLETEPHILTTRVIDLVMPVGKGQRALIVSPPKAGKTSVLQSIANAITTNNPECHLMVVLVDERPEEVTDMQRSVKGEVIASTFDRPPGDHTSVAELSIERAKRLVEMGHDVVVLLDSITRLGRAYNLAAPASGRILSGGVDSTALYPPKRFLGAARNIEGGGSLTIFATALVETGSTMDTVIFEEFKGTGNAELKLDRRIADKRVFPAVDVDPSGTRKEELLLPPDELAVMHKLRRVLHALDSQQAIDLLLDRLRKSRTNIEFLMQVAKTTPGSNGDND from the coding sequence GTGAGCAACACCGATCTCTTGGGCAGCGACGCGGTGTCCGCCGCGCCGGGTTCCCAGCAGGACTCGGCTCCTGCCCCCCGTACCGAATCCAAGGAGACCCCGCTGACCACCACGAAGCGCCGCGCAGGACTGTCCGGCATGGTGCTCGCGGAACTGCGCGAGCTCGCCGGTCAACTCAACATCAGCGGCACCGCGGGCATGCGCAAGGGTGACCTGATCGCCGCGATCAAGGAGCGCCAGGGGTCCGCCGGCGGTCGCGCCGAGACGGCCGAGCTGCCGCTGACCGGTGTCACCGCGTCCAAGCCGGCCCGCCGCACCAGCGAGAAGCCCGCCCGCGCCACCGACGGCAAGAAGGAGAAGGCCGCCAAGGCCGAGGCTGCGCCCGTCGAGGTTGCCGCCGCTCCCGCGCCCGTAGTCGAGGCTCCCACCGAGACGGCCCCCGCGCCGCGGCAGAGCGACGAGGAGGGCGGCCGTCGCAACAACCGCCGCCGCCGCGCCGCCAGCCGTCCCGCGGGTTCGCCCGAGGGCGGCGCCGAGCAGCGCACGGAGCAGCCGCAGCAGGGCGGTGAGCCGCGGGCCGAGCGCCAGGAGCGCCAGCAGGACGGCGACCGTCCGCAGCGTGACCGTGGCGACCGCAACGAGCAGCGGGGCGACCGCGGCGACCGTGGCGAGCGCCAGCAGGGCGACCGTCAGCAGGGTGACCGTGGCGACCGCCAGCGTGACCGTGGCGACCGCAACGACCAGCGCGGCGACCGTGGTGACCGTGGCGACCGCCAGCAGAACAACCGCCCGGACAACCGGCAGCAGGACGATGACGACGAGCGCGGCGGTCGCCGCGGCCGTCGGTTCCGCGACCGCAACCGGCGCGGGCGTGACGGCGTCGAGCGCGGCCAGGGCGGCGGCGGTGGCGACACCGAGGTCCGCGACGACGACGTGCTGCTGCCCGTCGCCGGCATCCTCGACGTGCTGGAGAACTACGCCTTCGTGCGCACCTCCGGCTACCTGGCCGGCCCGAACGACGTCTACGTCTCGCTGTCGCTGGTGCGCAAGCACGGCCTGCGCCGCGGCGACAACATCACCGGCGCGGTGCGCCAGCCCCGTGAGGGCGAGCAGCAGCGGCAGAAGTTCAACCCGCTGGTGCGCGTGGACACCATCAACGGCCTCGAGCCCGACCAGGTGCGCAACCGGCCCGAGTTCACCAAGCTCACGCCGCTCTACCCCAACGAGCGCCTGCGCCTGGAGACCGAGCCGCACATCCTCACCACCCGCGTCATCGACCTGGTGATGCCGGTCGGCAAGGGCCAGCGCGCGCTCATCGTGTCGCCGCCCAAGGCCGGCAAGACCTCGGTGCTCCAGTCGATCGCCAACGCGATCACGACGAACAACCCCGAGTGCCACCTGATGGTGGTGCTGGTGGACGAGCGTCCGGAAGAGGTCACCGACATGCAGCGGTCGGTGAAGGGCGAGGTCATCGCCTCCACCTTCGACCGCCCGCCGGGCGACCACACCTCGGTGGCCGAGCTGTCCATCGAGCGGGCCAAGCGCCTGGTCGAGATGGGCCATGACGTGGTCGTGCTGCTCGACTCGATCACCCGTCTCGGCCGCGCGTACAACCTGGCCGCGCCGGCCTCGGGCCGCATCCTGTCCGGTGGTGTCGACTCGACCGCGCTGTACCCGCCGAAGCGCTTCCTCGGCGCCGCGCGCAACATCGAGGGTGGCGGCTCGCTGACCATCTTCGCGACCGCGCTGGTGGAGACCGGGTCGACCATGGACACGGTCATCTTCGAGGAGTTCAAGGGCACCGGCAACGCCGAGCTCAAGCTGGACCGGCGCATCGCCGACAAGCGGGTCTTCCCGGCCGTCGACGTCGACCCGTCCGGCACCCGCAAGGAGGAGCTGCTGCTCCCGCCGGACGAGCTGGCCGTGATGCACAAGCTGCGCCGCGTGCTGCACGCCCTGGACAGCCAGCAGGCCATCGACCTGCTGCTGGACCGGCTGCGCAAGTCCCGCACCAACATCGAGTTCCTGATGCAGGTGGCGAAGACCACACCGGGCAGCAACGGCGACAACGACTGA
- the thrB gene encoding homoserine kinase encodes MRAVHVRVPASTANLGSGFDALGIALGLYDEVTVEAADAGLDIKVQGEGAGQVPLDEDHLLVRAIRSVEGTPDGLIVRCRNVIPHSRGLGSSAAAVVAGVAAGYALAGRTLDDRALQLAAEFEGHADNAAASLYGGLVLAWSEDKSYRAVRLEPHADLHAMVFIPATESSTKTTRGLLPAQVPHVDAAFAAGRAALAVHAVTTAPDLLMPATEDRLHQGYREPAWPDTIRGVEALRAAGFPATVSGAGPTVFTLVSGDREVPPTVDLTGFAAHRLEIDRDGVQVRPIG; translated from the coding sequence GTGAGGGCGGTTCACGTCCGGGTGCCGGCCTCCACGGCCAATCTGGGCTCCGGCTTCGACGCCCTGGGCATCGCGCTCGGCCTGTACGACGAGGTCACGGTGGAAGCCGCGGACGCCGGTCTGGACATAAAGGTGCAGGGCGAAGGTGCGGGACAGGTGCCGCTGGACGAGGACCATCTGCTGGTACGGGCGATCCGGTCCGTCGAGGGCACGCCCGATGGGCTGATTGTCCGCTGCCGCAACGTCATCCCGCATTCCCGCGGGCTCGGCTCTTCGGCCGCCGCGGTGGTGGCCGGCGTCGCCGCCGGCTACGCGCTGGCCGGCCGGACGTTGGATGACCGGGCGTTGCAGCTGGCCGCGGAGTTCGAGGGGCACGCCGACAACGCGGCGGCCAGCCTGTATGGCGGTCTCGTGCTGGCCTGGAGCGAGGACAAGAGTTACCGGGCCGTTCGCCTCGAACCGCACGCCGACCTGCACGCCATGGTGTTCATCCCGGCCACGGAGTCCTCGACCAAGACCACGCGCGGCCTGCTGCCGGCGCAGGTGCCGCACGTCGACGCCGCGTTCGCGGCCGGACGGGCAGCCTTGGCCGTGCACGCCGTGACAACCGCGCCGGATCTGCTGATGCCCGCTACGGAGGATCGACTGCACCAGGGGTATCGCGAACCGGCCTGGCCGGACACGATCCGTGGTGTCGAAGCGCTGCGCGCGGCCGGTTTCCCGGCTACCGTCTCCGGCGCCGGCCCGACGGTGTTCACGCTGGTCAGCGGCGATCGAGAGGTGCCGCCGACGGTGGACCTGACCGGGTTCGCGGCGCATCGGCTGGAAATCGACCGGGACGGCGTACAGGTTCGGCCGATCGGTTGA
- the thrC gene encoding threonine synthase — MTTAIRAGWPGIIAAYRDRIPLPADAEIVTLHEGGTPLVEAKHLSGLTGSRVFLKVEGANPTGSFKDRGMTAAVTLAVAQGAKAVICASTGNTSASAAAYAAKAGLTCAVLVPSGKIALGKLAQAVMHGCRILQVDGNFDDCLELARKTAAEFPINLVNSVNPIRIDGQKTAAFEVCDVLGHAPDFHLLPVGNAGNITAYWKGYTEYAKDGVIAATPRMFGFQAAGAAPLVTGEPVKHPETIATAIRIGDPASWDGAINARNESNGLIDAVTDDQILAAYRLLAAREGVFVEPASAASIAGLLLTAADGRLPKGSTVVCTVTGHGLKDPDTALKGMPEFEVLPVEPSAVAHALELV; from the coding sequence ATGACCACCGCGATCAGGGCGGGCTGGCCGGGCATCATCGCCGCGTACCGGGACCGCATCCCGCTGCCGGCCGACGCCGAGATCGTCACGCTGCACGAGGGCGGCACGCCGCTGGTCGAGGCCAAGCACCTGTCCGGGCTGACCGGCAGCCGCGTCTTCCTGAAGGTGGAGGGCGCGAACCCGACCGGCTCGTTCAAGGACCGCGGCATGACCGCCGCGGTCACCCTGGCCGTGGCGCAAGGGGCGAAGGCCGTCATCTGTGCCTCCACGGGCAACACTTCCGCCTCCGCGGCCGCCTACGCGGCCAAGGCCGGGCTCACCTGCGCGGTGCTCGTGCCCAGCGGCAAGATCGCGCTGGGCAAGCTGGCTCAGGCGGTCATGCACGGCTGTCGCATCCTCCAGGTGGACGGCAACTTCGACGACTGCCTCGAACTGGCCCGCAAGACCGCCGCCGAGTTCCCGATCAACCTGGTGAACTCGGTGAACCCGATCCGTATCGACGGCCAGAAGACCGCCGCCTTCGAGGTCTGCGACGTGCTCGGCCACGCGCCGGACTTCCACCTGCTGCCGGTGGGCAACGCCGGCAACATCACGGCGTACTGGAAGGGTTACACGGAGTACGCGAAGGACGGCGTGATTGCCGCCACGCCAAGGATGTTCGGCTTCCAGGCGGCCGGCGCGGCCCCGCTGGTGACCGGCGAGCCGGTGAAGCACCCGGAGACGATCGCCACGGCCATCCGCATCGGCGATCCCGCTTCCTGGGACGGCGCGATCAACGCGCGTAACGAGTCGAACGGCCTGATCGACGCTGTCACCGACGATCAGATCCTTGCCGCATACCGGTTGCTGGCCGCACGCGAGGGCGTGTTCGTGGAGCCCGCCTCCGCGGCCAGCATCGCCGGTCTGCTGCTGACGGCCGCGGATGGGCGGCTGCCCAAGGGTTCCACGGTCGTCTGCACCGTGACCGGTCACGGCCTCAAGGACCCGGACACGGCGCTGAAGGGCATGCCGGAGTTCGAGGTGCTGCCGGTGGAGCCTTCGGCGGTGGCGCACGCCCTGGAGCTGGTGTGA
- a CDS encoding homoserine dehydrogenase, which yields MKPIKVAMLGCGTVGTEVARLLTDQAEDFAARIGTPVELTGIAVRRPNKHREVPAELLTTDADSLVESDVDVVVEVIGGIEPVRSLLLKALRAGKSVVTANKALLAEHGPELYAAADASGADIYFEAAVAGAIPLLRPLRESLAGDRITRVMGIVNGTTNYILSAMSATGAGYGETLDEASRLGYAEADPTADVDGFDAASKAAILASLAFHTRVTAGDVHREGISAVTSADIAAARGLGRTVKLLAICERVTDADGVESVAVRVHPAMIPNSHPLASVGGAFNAVFVEADAAGQLMFYGQGAGGAPTASAVLGDLVAVARNIVAGGRGPRESAYADLPVRPMGQASTRYHISLDVADRPGVLSQVAAVFAEHDVSIAVVRQEGRPVDASLVVVTHAASDAALRGTVEKIAGLPVVREVVSVMRVEGEES from the coding sequence GTGAAACCCATCAAGGTCGCGATGCTCGGCTGCGGCACCGTCGGCACCGAGGTGGCGCGGCTGCTCACCGACCAGGCGGAGGACTTCGCGGCCCGGATCGGCACGCCGGTCGAGCTGACCGGCATCGCGGTGCGCCGGCCCAACAAGCACCGCGAGGTGCCGGCCGAGCTGCTGACCACCGACGCCGACTCGCTGGTCGAGTCCGATGTGGACGTTGTCGTGGAGGTCATCGGCGGCATCGAGCCGGTGCGCTCGCTGCTGCTGAAAGCCTTGCGGGCCGGCAAGTCCGTGGTCACGGCGAACAAGGCGCTGCTGGCCGAACACGGCCCGGAGCTGTACGCCGCGGCCGACGCCTCGGGTGCGGACATCTACTTCGAGGCGGCCGTGGCCGGGGCCATCCCGCTGCTGCGTCCGCTGCGGGAATCCCTTGCCGGGGACCGGATCACCCGCGTGATGGGCATCGTCAACGGGACCACGAACTACATCCTGTCGGCGATGTCGGCCACCGGCGCCGGCTACGGCGAGACGCTCGACGAGGCCAGCCGCCTCGGCTACGCCGAGGCGGATCCGACCGCGGACGTCGACGGCTTCGACGCCGCGTCCAAGGCGGCCATCCTGGCCTCGCTGGCCTTCCACACCCGGGTCACCGCCGGCGACGTGCACCGCGAGGGCATCTCCGCGGTCACCTCGGCCGACATCGCGGCGGCCCGCGGTCTCGGCCGCACGGTGAAGCTGCTGGCCATCTGCGAGCGGGTCACCGACGCCGACGGCGTGGAGTCGGTGGCCGTGCGCGTGCACCCGGCGATGATCCCGAACAGCCATCCGCTGGCCTCGGTCGGCGGCGCGTTCAATGCCGTGTTCGTGGAAGCGGACGCGGCCGGCCAGTTGATGTTCTACGGCCAGGGCGCGGGCGGCGCGCCGACGGCCAGCGCGGTGCTCGGCGACCTGGTCGCGGTGGCGCGCAACATCGTCGCCGGTGGGCGCGGGCCGCGCGAGTCGGCCTACGCCGACCTGCCGGTGCGGCCGATGGGCCAGGCCAGCACCCGCTATCACATCAGTCTGGACGTGGCCGACCGGCCGGGCGTGCTGTCCCAGGTCGCCGCCGTGTTCGCCGAGCACGACGTGAGCATCGCCGTGGTCCGCCAGGAGGGCCGTCCGGTGGACGCCAGCCTGGTCGTGGTCACCCATGCCGCCTCCGACGCAGCGCTGCGCGGAACCGTGGAGAAGATCGCCGGCCTGCCGGTGGTCCGGGAGGTCGTCAGCGTGATGAGGGTCGAAGGGGAAGAGTCATGA
- the lysA gene encoding diaminopimelate decarboxylase, with amino-acid sequence MRAHPAGPRHADVLVPANTAGPRPSTSDDLDSLPANVWPLNARRREDGIVTLAGVDVRELAEQYGTPLFVVDEDDFRTRCRTQAEAFGDPALVHYASKAFLSVEIARWVAQEGLGLDVCSGGELAIALRAEFPPERIALHGNNKSFAELEFAVDSGVGVVVLDSFLEIARLDEIARVRGVRQPVMIRVTVGVEAHTHEFIATAHEDQKFGFSLAGGDAAEAARRVLKAEGLTLVGLHSHIGSQIYDADGFEIAAHRVIGLLSALHKEHGDDALADLSTVDLGGGLGIAYMPDDDPPPPAQLAEQLQQIVAKECANEGLPVPRVAVEPGRAIAGPGTVTVYEVGTTKDVVLGGGAGRRYVSIDGGMSDNIRTALYDAVYDCRLVSRRVDEDVPATLSRVVGKHCESGDVVVRDCWLPADTAPGDLLALAATGAYCYAMANGYNRLPRPAVVAVKDGTSRLLLRRETEDDLFRLEA; translated from the coding sequence CCGACGTGTTGGTGCCGGCGAACACCGCAGGACCCCGACCGTCCACTTCGGACGACCTGGATTCGCTGCCGGCCAACGTGTGGCCGCTCAACGCGCGTCGCCGCGAGGACGGCATCGTCACGCTGGCCGGTGTCGACGTCCGCGAGCTGGCCGAGCAGTACGGCACGCCGCTGTTCGTGGTCGACGAGGACGACTTCCGCACGCGCTGCCGCACCCAGGCCGAGGCGTTCGGCGACCCGGCGCTGGTGCACTACGCGTCCAAGGCATTCCTGTCCGTGGAGATCGCCCGCTGGGTCGCGCAGGAGGGCCTCGGGCTGGACGTGTGCAGCGGCGGCGAGCTGGCCATCGCGCTGCGCGCCGAGTTCCCGCCCGAGCGCATTGCCTTGCACGGCAACAACAAGTCCTTCGCCGAGCTGGAGTTCGCGGTCGACTCCGGGGTCGGCGTCGTGGTGCTGGACTCGTTCCTGGAGATCGCCCGGCTGGACGAGATCGCCCGCGTCCGCGGCGTCCGCCAGCCGGTGATGATCCGCGTGACGGTCGGCGTCGAGGCGCACACCCACGAGTTCATCGCCACCGCGCACGAGGACCAGAAGTTCGGCTTCTCGCTGGCCGGCGGCGACGCCGCGGAGGCGGCCCGCCGGGTGCTCAAGGCCGAGGGGCTCACGCTCGTCGGGCTGCACAGCCACATCGGCTCCCAGATCTACGACGCCGACGGCTTCGAGATCGCCGCGCACCGGGTGATCGGCTTGCTTTCCGCGCTGCACAAGGAACACGGCGACGACGCACTGGCCGATCTGTCCACTGTGGACCTCGGTGGCGGCCTCGGCATCGCCTACATGCCTGACGACGACCCGCCGCCGCCGGCCCAGCTGGCCGAGCAGCTCCAGCAGATCGTGGCCAAGGAGTGCGCCAACGAGGGCCTGCCGGTGCCGCGGGTGGCGGTCGAGCCCGGCCGCGCCATCGCCGGCCCCGGCACGGTCACGGTGTACGAGGTCGGCACGACCAAGGACGTGGTGCTCGGCGGCGGCGCCGGTCGTCGCTACGTCAGCATCGACGGCGGCATGAGCGACAACATCCGGACCGCGCTGTACGACGCCGTCTACGACTGCCGGCTGGTGTCCCGCCGCGTCGACGAGGACGTGCCGGCGACCCTGTCTCGCGTGGTCGGCAAGCACTGCGAGTCCGGCGACGTCGTGGTGCGCGACTGCTGGCTGCCGGCCGACACGGCCCCGGGCGACCTGCTCGCCCTGGCCGCGACCGGCGCCTACTGCTACGCGATGGCCAACGGCTACAACCGGCTGCCCCGCCCGGCGGTCGTCGCCGTCAAGGACGGCACGAGCCGGTTGCTGCTGCGCAGGGAGACCGAGGACGACCTGTTCCGCCTGGAGGCTTAG